A genome region from Anastrepha obliqua isolate idAnaObli1 chromosome 4, idAnaObli1_1.0, whole genome shotgun sequence includes the following:
- the LOC129243419 gene encoding uncharacterized protein LOC129243419, with amino-acid sequence MAVQNQNLPQKSATNLTKKATTTSNATQPLAKPRTKFGQAAANVATELGHHTQISSGGGGGGVGVTGQATTSTMPAGAGTVAGTAPNGGPRVSFNRDVHVKRIGKHPNDLTNYETTNLQPPQNTAPPYHQLPADLSEESIRKEAALVLAQAERHKSKAENGDNIPTFKVRTKRSGDSNPKKFHSLPTRKKKAPAKPVSRSVSDVAAKKNTKRPSIFNIFSRRSDTNVNQVERDPRFEDSGGRRLVRSKSDVGSYNKEERKHKKTLKDPKPATASSSLHALNSSSKQQLINTPLSPIIENAQKEDYFAEQFNRERRKSEAITEREKHESGLSELLERSRSQAIEDGNIIGRGPISNAIRDKILTLQTKSQENMHSSQLPVQKLPLTKGVTVNGLAKRLSMERFSPPPPLSGPAFSYIRPNEGIMYAQLDHNEEQNYRRESVHSPIRELRSPLREYRSPARDIRDLRSTEHDIPTSSMTMGRQSVDRTDFATSQNNMKNTYNYSNHNSRIGNSNGSRIIIEPSTRAHDTYGTSVGAIGPTTIRITNSHSPSPWQQLSPRNLSDEDEGLGIETRKYYEDETPALTQSRSSKSPAEPPIVPVIRSITPTCENGYDTRAYQSPVRDDPMDDIGYRRARLESRILTRRFGEPGTLDRNGSNRVVGTSPERTLERNEYHRDTGVSPQRNRDVREESAHHRYLSPERERESYEPRFHKMETSEILNKYSPERSHLDIIAPTTAPLTTPTMEKTSRYKHTKYYDDGRGGVKEVYERETHLDAQGKPHVRETRHRERMDDSLERPQLQDYEPKSLDSQFTNTDQYRSSPENMKRYEANAAHPHDWHGSSLKRDKLQQRSFDKGDSGIENDFRKESFNGELISRWRKRTIADDIKACDTFLRKERRHIEQLHVARRKDSYVYRERSIDDGSHFDPHLDKYPTATSTLHRKDQQSQTAGNETLKRNKKLGGFEKVKQLFTGVSGGGGSGSGSEGGKSSKKDGERQARANSSTTTVTTNSSAQTTRGTRAAKDKDKDSNGSEKERERYMVKEEEMRLRYSEHRGAAGAVANTTPHVDAYREPKATDISMRRRLSTPKASPLLLKRTSSDKPKKESPLAKPEKVSWFKSLDRRSKSKSKEKLDVSVNGQSESSTMKRTKNSGRNTSAPPPIPPKNLRFFGDTDLDSNPPTITKANTTTKTRSSIPSTLNRSQKYSQSAYHLDRLNANPQQNDYRRSLSSATQTGVGGSRHKSSSMHNLENGVGVAGDEVDFRKRRHYSRSRDLDDISESGSETEDQNKRPNGGVGGARTLSRERLDRSHRYDDHTYRRSNDRHSTPLAMSTSTPNGIDAGGKERDVRRTPHHLMGPPKPARSAERRLTSSYSRERDRFPAESSGTEGESSLHSQRSVVYLHATTVGAIPQPYHLRRRSISRDDLRSNKGKPQPLQPMTRTVSRSVSMLAPWKPKLISEGYEINYSQEQNKRMATMPRKPHMNSSSTLTRTSKKSDTPTGRTLRRHDHLKDDQSSLRHSSTTSASKSALSSNLRSGDGRRKIK; translated from the exons GAAAACATCCAAACGACTTAACGAATTACGAAACAACTAACCTACAACCACCTCAAAACACCGCACCACCTTATCACCAGCTTCCCGCTGATCTTTCCGAAGAGAGCATACGTAAAGAAGCCGCCTTAGTACTCGCTCAAGCAGAGCGTCATAAGAGCAAAGCCGAGAACGGCGATAATATCCCCACATTTAAAGTTCGTACGAAGCGTAGCGGCGATTCGAACCCAAAGAAATTCCATTCACTGCCAACGCGCAAGAAGAAAGCTCCCGCAAAGCCAGTGTCGCGCAGTGTCAGTGACGTAGCTGCCAAAAAGAATACCAAACGTCCATCCATATTTAATATCTTCAGTCGGCGGAGTGACACGAATGTCAATCAAGTGGAACGTGATCCACGTTTTGAGGATAGCGGTGGCAGGCGCTTAGTACGTAGCAAGAGTGATGTTGGTTCTTATAATAAGGAGGAgcgtaaacataaaaaaaccttaaaagatCCTAAGCCAGCAACTGCATCCAGTAGCCTGCATGCTTTAAATAGCTCCAGCAAACAACAACTGATCAATACTCCTCTAAGTCCGATTATTGAGAACGCCCAAAAGGAGGACTACTTTGCAGAGCAATTCAATAGAGAACGTCGCAAATCTGAAGCAATAACAGAGCGTGAAAAGCATGAGAGCGGTTTGAGTGAACTGCTCGAGCGCAGTCGTTCGCAAGCTATTGAAGACGGTAATATCATAGGAAGGGGCCCTATATCTAACGCGATACGCGATAAAATTCTCACATTACAAACCAAGTCGCAAGAGAATATGCATAGCTCACAGTTACCAGTACAGAAGTTGCCACTTACCAAAGGTGTTACAGTCAATGGGTTGGCGAAGCGTTTGTCAATGGAACGCTTTTCACCGCCCCCACCACTGTCCGGACCAGCTTTCTCGTACATACGTCCAAACGAAGGAATCATGTATGCCCAGTTAGATCATAATGAAGAGCAAAATTACCGACGTGAGTCCGTGCACTCACCCATCAGGGAATTGCGTTCGCCGTTACGTGAGTACCGCTCCCCTGCGCGCGACATTCGTGATTTGCGTTCAACAGAGCACGATATTCCCACGTCAAGTATGACGATGGGCCGACAGTCAGTCGATCGAACTGACTTTGCTACTAGTCAAAATAACATGAAGAATACCTACAACTACAGCAACCACAACAGTCGAATCGGAAATAGCAATGGCAGCCGCATCATTATTGAACCATCGACGCGTGCACATGACACATATGGAACGTCAGTCGGCGCTATTGGGCCCACTACTATACGCATCACAAATTCACACTCTCCTTCTCCATGGCAACAGCTAAGTCCTCGTAACCTGAGCGATGAAGATGAGGGGCTTGGCATTGAAACGCGCAAATACTATGAAGATGAGACACCTGCGTTGACACAGTCGCGCAGTAGCAAGTCCCCTGCTGAGCCGCCAATTGTACCAGTCATTCGTAGCATTACTCCAACTTGCGAAAACGGTTATGATACGCGTGCCTATCAATCGCCTGTGCGCGATGATCCCATGGACGATATTGGATATAGGCGTGCCCGACTAGAGTCGCGAATATTAACACGCCGTTTTGGTGAGCCGGGCACGTTGGATCGCAATGGATCCAATCGAGTTGTAGGCACATCGCCTGAGCGCACCTTGGAACGCAATGAATATCATCGTGATACCGGCGTCTCTCCACAGCGTAATAGAGATGTGCGCGAAGAGTCCGCGCATCATCGCTACCTCAGTCCCGAGCGCGAGAGGGAATCATATGAACCGCGTTTTCATAAAATGGAGACCTCGGAAATACTTAATAAGTACTCACCAGAACGCTCACACCTGGATATTATTGCACCTACAACGGCGCCACTTACGACGCCTACAATGGAGAAGACATCTCGGTACAAGCACACAAAGTACTACGATGACGGACGTGGAGGCGTGAAAGAAGTGTATGAGCGGGAGACACATTTGGACGCACAAGGAAAACCACATGTGCGCGAGACACGACATCGCGAGCGAATGGATGATTCTTTGGAAAGGCCGCAGCTGCAGGACTATGAACCAAAAAGTTTGGACTCACAATTCACGAACACAGATCAATATCGTTCCTCACCTGAGAACATGAAGCGTTATGAAGCAAACGCGGCACATCCTCATGATTGGCATGGCAGCAGTTTGAAACGCGACAAGCTCCAGCAGCGAAGCTTCGACAAAGGCGACTCAGGAATTGAGAATGACTTCCGGAAAGAATCTTTCAATGGAGAGCTAATATCTAG ATGGCGTAAACGCACCATTGCTGACGATATAAAAGCTTGCGACACATTTCTTCGCAAAGAACGCCGACACATCGAGCAGCTGCACGTGGCACGACGCAAAGATAGTTACGTCTATCGAGAACGATCCATCGACGATGGTTCACACTTCGATCCACACTTAGATAAGTACCCGACTGCAACGAGCACACTTCATCGGAAGGATCAACAATCCCAGACAGCCGGCAACGAGACGCTGAAGCGTAATAAAAAGCTCGGTGGCTTCGAAAAGGTCAAACAGCTCTTCACAGGAGTAAGTGGTGGTGGCGGAAGTGGCAGCGGCAGTGAGGGTGGTAAATCTAGCAAGAAGGATGGCGAGCGACAAGCACGCGCCAATAGCAGCACAACAACAGTGACAACCAACAGTAGCGCGCAGACTACACGGGGAACGAGAGCAgccaaagacaaagacaaagacagtAATGGTAGTGAGAAAGAACGTGAGCGTTACATGGTGAAGGAAGAGGAAATGCGTTTGCGTTACAGTGAGCACCGCGGAGCTGCAGGAGCGGTAGCAAATACCACTCCGCATGTTGATGCATACCGCGAACCAAAG gcCACGGATATCTCAATGCGTCGGCGTCTGTCTACACCTAAAGCTAGTCCATTGTTGCTCAAGCGTACCTCATCCGATAAGCCGAAAAAGGAGTCGCCGCTTGCAAAGCCCGAAAAAGTCAGCTGGTTCAAATCGTTGGACAGGCGTTCGAAGAGCAAATCAAAGGAAAAG TTGGATGTTTCAGTCAACGGGCAGAGCGAATCCTCAACCATGAAGCGCActaaaaattctggacgtaATACCTCAGCACCACCACCAATTCCGCCCAAAAACTTGCGTTTCTTTGGTGACACAGATCTAGACTCGAATCCGCCAACTATAACCAAAGctaatacaacaacaaa AACACGATCTTCGATTCCGTCCACACTTAATCGTTCGCAAAAATACTCACAGAGCGCTTACCACTTGGACCGCCTCAACGCTAATCCACAACAAAACGATTATCGTCGTTCACTGTCCTCTGCCACTCAGACAGGAGTTGGTGGCTCGCGCCACAAGAGTTCTTCAATGCATAACTTGGAAAATGGTGTTGGAGTGGCTGGCGATGAAGTCGATTTCCGCAAACGTCGACATTACTCAAGATCACGGGATTTGGATGACATTTCAGAGAGTGGTTCGGAAACGGAAGACCAGAATAAACGTCCAAACGGTGGTGTGGGTGGCGCACGCACCTTGTCCCGTGAGCGGTTGGATCGTTCGCATCGGTATGATGATCACACCTATCGACGCAGCAACGATCGTCACAGCACACCCTTGGCCATGTCCACTTCAACACCGAATGGTATTGATGCAGGTGGAAAAGAAAGGGATGTCAGGCGAACTCCACATCATCTGATGGGACCGCCGAAGCCGGCACGGAGTGCTGAGCGACGCCTAACATCTTCCTACTCGAG AGAGCGTGATCGTTTTCCAGCAGAGAGTTCCGGAACAGAAGGCGAGTCCAGTTTACACAGTCAGCGCAGCGTAGTCTATCTGCACGCTACGACAGTCGGTGCCATACCACAGCCATACCATTTGAGGCGTCGTTCTATATCACGAGACGACCTTCGCTCGAACAAGGGTAAACCTCAACCACTACAGCCGATGACGCGCACCGTCTCACGATCGGTGTCAATGCTGGCCCCATGGAAGCCGAAACTCATTAGCGAAGGATATGAGATCAACTACTCACAAGAGCAGAACAAACGA ATGGCAACAATGCCACGAAAGCCACACATGAACAGTTCGAGCACTCTTACGCGTACTAGCAAAAAATCGGATACGCCTACTGGTCGAACTTTGCGGCGACATGACCACCTCAAGGACGATCAGTCATCGTTGAGGCATTCATCCACTACAAGTGCCTCCAAGTCGGCACTCTCCTCGAATTTACGCAGCGGAGATGGACGAAGGAAGATCAAGTAA